The genomic window GGAATATGAGAATGCGTTTATTCTTATTTCTCATGATATTCCATTTTTGAACAGTGTTATTAATTTAATTTATCATATGGAAAATCAAGAGTTAAACCGCTATGTTGGGGATTATGATCACTTTCTGGAAGTGCACGAAATGAAAAAGCAACAGCTTGAAGCAGCGTATAAACGCCAGCAGCAGGAAATGTCTCAGTTAAAAGACTTTGTTGCTCGGAATAAAGCACGAGTTTCCACACGAAACATGGCTATGTCTAGGCAGAAGAAACTGGATAAAATGGATGTCATTGAACTTGCAAAAGAAAAACCAAAACCAGAATTTCATTTCAAAGAAGCTCGTTCAACAAGTAAGCTTATTTTCGAGACAAAAGAGCTTGTTATTGGGTACGATGAGCCATTATCTAGACCGCTTGATTTACGGATGGAGCGTGGGCAGAAAATTGCTTTAGTTGGAGCGAACGGTATCGGGAAAACGACCCTTTTGAAAAGTTTACTTGGCATTCAAAAGCCTATTTCTGGTGCAGTCGAACGAGGCGATTATCAAGAGGTTGGTTATTTTGAACAAGAGGCAAAAGCAACGAATAATACGTGCATTGAAGAAATTTGGCAAGAGTTCCCTTCTCTCGGACAAGGAGAAGTTCGTTCCGCTCTAGCAAAATGTGGCCTTACTACAAAACACATTGAGAGTAAGATGGTTGTGTTAAGTGGAGGCGAAAAAGCCAAAGTCCGCTTATGCAAACTGATTAACCGAGAGTCGAATATTTTAGTCCTGGATGAGCCAACAAACCATTTAGATGTAGATGCAAAAGAAGAACTAAAACGCGCATTAAAGGCATACAAAGGTAGCATTATGTTGATTTCCCACGAACCAGAATTTTATCAAGATATTGTTACGGAAACATGGAACTGTGAGAGCTGGACGACAAAAGTCGTCTAATACGAACGAAAACGAAGATGACAAGCTCATCTTCGTTTTTTCTATATTTATACAGAAAAAGACCGTTTGTATAAATAAAAAACACATAATTTAGATTCAAAAACAAATGCTAGGACAAGAAAAGAACGAAACGGAGGATGACATGAATCAAGCCGTATTTTTAGACCGAGATGGCGTTATTAATGAGGTTAAAACGAACAGAGTAACGTTTGTCAATAAACCAACTGACTTTTACTTACTTGATGGAGTTGGAGAAGCCATTCGATCTTTTAATCAATCTGGTTTCGCTGTTTTTGTCGTGACAAATCAAGGTGGTGTGGGTCTTGGCTATATGACAGAAAAGACACTGCGCACGATTCATGAAAAAATGGTTAAACTCCTAGCTCAACATGGTGCAATCGTCAACGATATCGCATATTGTATCCATCGACCAAATGAAGGTTGTCATTGTCGAAAGCCAGGCCCGCTTATGATCAAGCAATTAAGCGATATGTATGGAGTCGATCCAACAACAAGTATCATGGTAGGCGATCGAGAACCCGACATTAAAGCAGGTAAGAAGGCAGGCTGTAAAACGGTTTTAGTCGGTAGTCGAACGAATGCAAATTATGGTGCAGATGCCGTTTTTAAAACTTTGGCTGATGCTGTTCCTTGGATTTTAAAAGAGAAAAGCCTATAAAGGCAGATGTATTCTTAAGGAGGATGAAAATGAAAAACAAGATGTCCTATGGTGATGACTACAAAACACTCCCACTAACAACAATTGGAAATGGCGTGACCATTCAAGTATGTGAAGATGTCTTTCAATATACAAATGCCTTTGTAAATGTTTTCTTTATTGGCCATTCAAACGTCGGTGACTACGTAGTCGTTGATGCAGGTGTTCCAGGTGGAGCAAAAGATATTATAGAAGCTGCTCAATCAATATATGGCACAAAAAAACCAAAAGCCATTCTATTAACCCATGGTCATTTTGATCATGTTGGTTCTATTATTGAACTTATTGATTATTGGCAAGTACAAGTATATGCACACCCTTTAGAGTTGCCATATCTGACTGGAAAAGAACGATATCCAGAGCCAGATCCAAGCGTCGAAGGTGGTCTATTGGCAAAGATTTCTTCTTTATTCCCTAACGAACCCATTCAAATAATTGAACATGTCTCTGCCTTACCAGAGGGAGAAGTCCCTTTTTTAGAATCATTTCAATGGATTCATACTCCAGGTCATACCCCAGGACACGTTTCCTTTTTTCGTGAACACGATCGGTGTTTACTTGTGGGAGATGCATTCACTACGGTTCGACAAGATCAATTATATGAAACGATTGTTCAAAAACAAGAAGTAAATGGTCCGCCTCGCTATTTTACGACTGATTGGAATGAAGCAGAAAAATCTATTGTAAACTTACAGAAGCTTGAACCGCTAGTAGCTGTTACTGGTCACGGAGTTCCCGTTTCTGGTGAAGAACTAACGTCTGGGTTAATTGCGTTAATAGCAAATTTTAAAGAAGTGTATAAACCAGATTACGGAAGATATGTTGAATAAGTAGCAATCAGGTCTCATGGTATTTTCACTTTCAATTTAAGCATTCTTGCCTTATCCTTTTTTAAAAGGAGTGAATGTTTATGGGTTTTGATTTTCAACAAGTCGATGTATTTACAACTAAGCCGTTTAAAGGAAATCCTGTAGCCGTCATACATAATGGAGACGGGCTATCGACCGAGATTATGCAGGCTATCGCAAATTGGACAAATCTATCTGAAACCACTTTTGTCTGTAAAGCAGATCATCCACTCGCAGATTATAAACTGCGTATCTTTACCCCTCATAGTGAGCTTCCTTTCGCTGGTCACCCAACGATTGGTTCTGTAGCAGCCGTTATGGAGCGGGGGTTAAAGCCAAAACAGGAAGGACGTATTATTCAAGAATGTCAAAGAGGTCTTGTTACAATTATACAAGAGGATGATAGGTTTTTCTTCGAATTACCTGAACCAAAAGTAGAGCATGTTGATGAAGAAATCGTCCAACACATAGCAGAAGCTATTGGAGTTAGCAATGAATACATTGAAGATCGTTTGATTATAGATGTAGGCCCTGTCTGGTTAACATTAAAAATAAATAGAGACGTTAATATTAAACGTCTTAGACCAGTTATGAATCAATTAATGAAGGCTATACCTTCAGGAATAACAGGTGTAACCATTTTTGGAGACAGTAGTAATGTAGACTCACTGTTTGAAGTTCGATCATTTGCTCCAGGCGAAGGCGTACCGGAAGATCCTGTTTGCGGTAGTGGAAATGGAGCAGTAGCTACTATGGTGCGTAAGATGGCATTGCCTGTAACGGAATTTTCAACCAGCCAAGGTAGTTGTGTAGGTCGTGATGGGAAAGTTGACATTCGCTATCGAGACGGCCACATTTTAATAGGTGGCAGGACAGTCACCTGTATAGAAGGGAAGTTAACAGTATAAACAACGATTATAAATTAAAAAGCTGGCATAAGTAGCCAGCTTTTTTATCAATGATAGTGATACCCGACTTCTCGGTTACCTAAGTCTTGAACAGGGCGATAGTTAGATGGATAGATCGATTGAAAGCGATCAAGTTGCTCTCTTGAAACCTCTATTGGCTCATCCAAAACTGTCCATTTTACCCCTTCATCACATGGAGGCGTTGTTAAAGAACCTTCGTATTGAAAGGAATTCAATTCGCCGGGGATGAAATCGTTAGGGTCGAGTACAACGGTTTCCGTAGCTGTACCTTCCTCCGTTGGCATTAAGTCCCATACTTGGTCCAGTGCTTCGTGATGGGCTCCTTCTTCCATTAGCACCCCTAAAACTGCTAAATTATCATTTTTGTCTACATGAACGAGATGTAATTCCATTTCGAAATGTTCATCTTCTAGTGTGTGCTCACTTGGTGTGTGAAAATGAAATTGAGCGAGTGTATACGGTACACCGGCTAGGCGAAGGGTGCTTCCCGTCGATCCGTGCACATCTGCTTGAATGGTATGGCCGTTGTTCTGAACAGAAAATGTTGTTGGTTGATATGTATTGATAAGCGGCCATTTTGCAGAAGATAGATTGCTATACGATAATGCAATTGGAGATTGTTGCTCACCAATCGAACACATCGCATAAGATTCATCGAGTTCTCCCCAATGTTCTGGTCCTGTCTCCCCTTCATAAGACCAAGAAGCTTGTAAGGCTTGAACAGGACCTTGATACGTGAGAGTACTAGCTTGAACAGATGAAGGCAAAAGCGTTGTAGCGGCAATACTAGAAAGAGATAGAGAGATTAATAGATTTTTAATTGGAAACGCCTCCTTTTTTAACTTACGTTAAGATTATCCCCTATAAAAACCCATTAATCTACATCGTTTTCCATTTTCCCAACATGAATCTACCGGTTTTTGTTAAAAAAATAGAAGCCTTATCGATTTTTAAAGCTTCTGTAGAACACTAAGGTTCCTTTTTTAGTGCATAAGTATAAATAGAATCCAATACTTTTTGTTTCAGGCTTTTTTCAGTGCTTGCTGCCATTCTAGGTTCATATAATAATGGTGATAATGAAAAGGGTGATCCGAATGGAGAATCAAGAGGAACAAGAGAAACTTAGACTATCAGAGGATTGTTTTTACTTCGAAACGCTTATTGGCGTCATTTCATCGACATTGTTTTTTTTAGGCGTAAAAATAGGAAGAGATGTTTCAAGAGTCAATCAAACGACAACGCCATTATCTGATGAAGACATGGAAGAACTTATTGTCTTTTCTGGGGCATCTTCAACAGTAGGTGGGCTACGTCATTATCAGGATATAGAAGATCTACTCGTTTCATTACAAAAAGATTTACATCATGTTGAGAGAGAATTGAACGAAATGAAACGAAAAATGAATCACTATTACCGTTGAACGAACATGAGAAATCAATTAGATTGAATCGTGCAAAAAATGTGTGAAAATGATACGATAGGAAGATCCTTTTTAAGCGAATGGAGAATGCGAAATGACTCACATAGTCACGTGCCGAAATGTCACATTTAAAAGAGATGGACAGCAGGTGTTAAACGATATAAATTGGACCATTAACCAAGGGGAGCATTGGTGTATACTCGGATTAAACGGGTCTGGGAAAACGACTTTACTGAATTTAATCAACGGCTATGCTTTTCCGACAACAGGAACGATATCCGTATTAGGGAATGAATTCGGTAAAACAAATTTACCTAATCTTCGAAAAAGAATTGGTTACGTCAGTAGTTCGTTAGACCGCTTTTTGCATATTATGCAAAATGAAACTGCAGAGGAAATAGTAGCAAGTGGTAAGTACGCTTCCTTCGGCTTATATGAACATTTATCCGATCAAGAATGGCTGCGTGTGAATGATATTCTTGAAGCACTTCGTTTACAACATTTGAAAGGCAAATCATTTTCTGTTTTATCTCAAGGCGAAAAAAGACGGGTCTTAATTGGACGAGCTTTAATGAATAATCCTGACATTCTCATTCTAGATGAACCGTGTACAGGTTTAGATGTATTAACACGTGAAGAGTTAATCAACGTAATGAATGAAATTAGTGCAAGAGGAAGTCACATCATTTATGTTACGCATCATATTGAAGAAATATCTGATGTCATAACCAATGTATTAATGGTTCGTGATGGTGAAGTGATAGGATCTGGTCGGAAAGACGAAGTACTGACTAATGAATCATTGTCCGCTACCTTTAAATTACCGGTGAGTGTAAGATGGTTGCACGGTCGCCCCTGGCTTAATATTTCTATACAAGCCAATTAAACCTCTCGAAATTATGAGAGGTTTTTGGCTGTTTTTCGACGTTGGTGTTGAAGGGTGAAGCCGTAAACAATACAAGAAATGAGAATAAGTATCCAGATGAGGTCGCGATATGTATCAAAAGAAAGGGTGAAAAAGCGGTGGCTCATTTCGAGGAGGAACCATCCTAATGGTAATAAGGGAAATGCATAGATACTCGCTTTTCGATAGCCTTCAGTATTTGTTTCTTCTTTTGCTTCTTTTGATTGAAAGAATTGGAGCTCTTTGTATCCATAATAAAAAAATGGAATAAGCAAGGACGCTCCTATTAGTACGATCATGTCTATAGCCCCCTTTATCTATCCGGTTATAGAAAGGGTATCATGGCATTGGATCAATGTAAAAACGAGATGGGAGAAAAAAATGATAAAATATATTGATAATGAGAATCTTTATCAGTATTATTAAAGAGAGAGGAGTGATTGTATGCAGAATGAATTACAGCTTTATGATATCACCATTGTTGGTGGAGGACCTGCAGGCCTTTTCGCTGCTTTTTATAGTGGTATGCGCTCAATGAAAACAAAATTAATCGAAGCAAGCCCTTATTTAGGAGGGAAATTAAATAGCTATCCAGATAAGATGATATGGGATGTTGGAGGACAACCGCCAATTAAAGCAAAGCAACTCGCTAGGCAGCTTATAGCGCAAGCAATGACGTTTGATCCAACTATTGTCTTAAATCAACAGATTCAAGATATTAAACGTACAAGAGAAGGATACTATATCATCCAGTCCAGAACAGGTGAGTGTCACCTTACACGTACCATCGTTCTTTCGATC from Shouchella hunanensis includes these protein-coding regions:
- a CDS encoding ABC-F family ATP-binding cassette domain-containing protein codes for the protein MSILTVKNLSHGFGDRAIFQDVSFRLLKGEHIGLIGANGEGKSTFMNIITGKLMPDEGKVEWSKKVRVGYLDQHTVLERGMTMRDVLKGAFQYLYDMETEMNQMYEKMGDVTPEELEKLLEEVGVIQDTLTNNDFYTIDAKVEEVARGLGLDDVGLEKDVEDLSGGQRTKVLLAKLLLEKPDILLLDEPTNYLDEQHIEWLRRYLQEYENAFILISHDIPFLNSVINLIYHMENQELNRYVGDYDHFLEVHEMKKQQLEAAYKRQQQEMSQLKDFVARNKARVSTRNMAMSRQKKLDKMDVIELAKEKPKPEFHFKEARSTSKLIFETKELVIGYDEPLSRPLDLRMERGQKIALVGANGIGKTTLLKSLLGIQKPISGAVERGDYQEVGYFEQEAKATNNTCIEEIWQEFPSLGQGEVRSALAKCGLTTKHIESKMVVLSGGEKAKVRLCKLINRESNILVLDEPTNHLDVDAKEELKRALKAYKGSIMLISHEPEFYQDIVTETWNCESWTTKVV
- a CDS encoding D-glycero-alpha-D-manno-heptose-1,7-bisphosphate 7-phosphatase gives rise to the protein MNQAVFLDRDGVINEVKTNRVTFVNKPTDFYLLDGVGEAIRSFNQSGFAVFVVTNQGGVGLGYMTEKTLRTIHEKMVKLLAQHGAIVNDIAYCIHRPNEGCHCRKPGPLMIKQLSDMYGVDPTTSIMVGDREPDIKAGKKAGCKTVLVGSRTNANYGADAVFKTLADAVPWILKEKSL
- a CDS encoding MBL fold metallo-hydrolase; the encoded protein is MKNKMSYGDDYKTLPLTTIGNGVTIQVCEDVFQYTNAFVNVFFIGHSNVGDYVVVDAGVPGGAKDIIEAAQSIYGTKKPKAILLTHGHFDHVGSIIELIDYWQVQVYAHPLELPYLTGKERYPEPDPSVEGGLLAKISSLFPNEPIQIIEHVSALPEGEVPFLESFQWIHTPGHTPGHVSFFREHDRCLLVGDAFTTVRQDQLYETIVQKQEVNGPPRYFTTDWNEAEKSIVNLQKLEPLVAVTGHGVPVSGEELTSGLIALIANFKEVYKPDYGRYVE
- a CDS encoding PhzF family phenazine biosynthesis protein produces the protein MGFDFQQVDVFTTKPFKGNPVAVIHNGDGLSTEIMQAIANWTNLSETTFVCKADHPLADYKLRIFTPHSELPFAGHPTIGSVAAVMERGLKPKQEGRIIQECQRGLVTIIQEDDRFFFELPEPKVEHVDEEIVQHIAEAIGVSNEYIEDRLIIDVGPVWLTLKINRDVNIKRLRPVMNQLMKAIPSGITGVTIFGDSSNVDSLFEVRSFAPGEGVPEDPVCGSGNGAVATMVRKMALPVTEFSTSQGSCVGRDGKVDIRYRDGHILIGGRTVTCIEGKLTV
- a CDS encoding carbonic anhydrase, which codes for MPSSVQASTLTYQGPVQALQASWSYEGETGPEHWGELDESYAMCSIGEQQSPIALSYSNLSSAKWPLINTYQPTTFSVQNNGHTIQADVHGSTGSTLRLAGVPYTLAQFHFHTPSEHTLEDEHFEMELHLVHVDKNDNLAVLGVLMEEGAHHEALDQVWDLMPTEEGTATETVVLDPNDFIPGELNSFQYEGSLTTPPCDEGVKWTVLDEPIEVSREQLDRFQSIYPSNYRPVQDLGNREVGYHYH
- a CDS encoding ABC transporter ATP-binding protein, encoding MTHIVTCRNVTFKRDGQQVLNDINWTINQGEHWCILGLNGSGKTTLLNLINGYAFPTTGTISVLGNEFGKTNLPNLRKRIGYVSSSLDRFLHIMQNETAEEIVASGKYASFGLYEHLSDQEWLRVNDILEALRLQHLKGKSFSVLSQGEKRRVLIGRALMNNPDILILDEPCTGLDVLTREELINVMNEISARGSHIIYVTHHIEEISDVITNVLMVRDGEVIGSGRKDEVLTNESLSATFKLPVSVRWLHGRPWLNISIQAN